Part of the Anopheles gambiae chromosome 3, idAnoGambNW_F1_1, whole genome shotgun sequence genome is shown below.
TTGTACAAATAAGTTTATTGAGTTTCGCCGTACTGAGTATTGGATCGTACAAATCACTTACACTCTACTTTTTCCTTCGCCGATCGTAGTTTGGATTTCTTATCAAATGTCCACTGGTGCCGTCGTTTTTCACCTCGATCCGCCGGATCTTGCTCAGTATTGGGGCCGCCGTCGGCAGGctgttgctgtgctgtggtGACGGTGACCGATGCTCCGCTTTGACCACCACATTCGCGtactcgtcctcctcctcatcatcGTCCTCTTGCCGACCTTCGGGgcgcagcatcatcatcatctcctCCGACCGGAACGGATCGATCGGTGGTTCCTCGGTCGCGATGATCAGTGTGGTTGTCGTGGGAACGGAGGACGTTCTGTAGGCGGACGGTGATCGCCGTTCGTCTTCTTGCTGCTCTTCCTCCGATACGTCCATCATGGGGGAAACAGGTCCCATCGTACTGCTGCCGGAGGAGGGGCTGGATGACTCGACCATTCCACCACCGTTACTACCACGGTGCAGTTCCGCATCGATGTCTTCGAGTGTGATCGgaacggaggaggaggaggaggagggggatGGATCCGATGGACGGACCGAAGTTGCTGTGGCACGCTCCGGCACTGCTTCCGTGGTGGCGTACCGGATCGGGTAGGGTTGATTTTGGTTGTATCGTTCGTCGTTGTCCTCTAGCGTGTTGCCGTTAACTTCATCGTTCTCCGGGACTGCGTTCGGGATCTCAATAGAACCTTGCTTGGCACCCTTGGCTCGTTGCTGCTTCATCTTTTCCTCCATCTCCTGGAACTTGAGGGCAAGATATCTGtgggaaaagggaaattattAGTAAACTGTTAACAGATAagtcagaaaaaaaacatacttatCAACGAGTGGTCCACTGTAATCTTCCGGGAACTTGGGCGTGAAGGGCAGGATGTACTTGTACAGCCGCTCGTTCAGCACGTACAGCTGCGCCGTGGTGGAGCATTTGACGTTGAACCACCAGTCGCAGGTCAATGCCACCTAAAAACGACCACCAAACATAACCACCAAAGCTCTCTCTCAGTCTCTTTCCGTCTCACTCACCTGACTGAAGATGGTCCCGTTCGGGCACAGGAAGGAAGCTTTACCACCGTTCAGGTCGCAGTAATGCCACACCTGACAGTTCGTTTCGGGATCGCCGAAGAAGCCCTTGTACCGCTGCTCCTTGCACGAGAAGCTGGTCTCGGGGATCTCGGCCAGCGCGGGATAGTCAATGCCCGGCCGGCCAGTGTTCGGTCCGGGCGTTACAATCTTGTTGATGAGCATCGGTGGCCCCGCTCGGTACTTGTCCGTGTCCACGTACGATTCCGGCTCGACCGTTGTGTAGTTCGTTCGCTCGTACGTCGTCGGCTCTCTTGGAGTCTCTGGCGGCTCTGCCACGGGGGGTCGCTGGGGATGTCCGTTCGCTTTCAAATTGTTCAGTATCTTCACGAGCGTGCGGATCGAGTTGTCAATGTTGTCCGGGGTGAGCGTTTTCGGCAGCAGATTGTTGTCCTGCAGGTTTTTGAGTAGATCCGCCAGGGAAGAACCGGGTGCCGGAGCTGCTGGGAAGCCGAGCGCTTGTTCGTGGTCTACCGGTGCCGGAGCTAGTGGGATCGGACGTGGTTTGTGCTGGCTTGGGTGACGCATCGATTGTGGGTAGAAGCGTTGCCGGTTGGCGTACTCGGTGCGATTGTGGCGGGGGGGCTTTACCGATGGGTGGTAAACCGGGTAGGATGGCGTTTCGTGCACCGGGGCTGGCGTGGTGCTGGGTGAAACGCTCGAATAGCTTACCGGGCGTGGAGTGGTACTGGAGTAGACAGCGACGGGTTGGGGATGCGCATACTGGTAGGCCGGATGTTCCGGTACGGTATGATGATGTTTGGCCGGCACCTTGTACACTTTGTAGTTTGGCGTGAGGTAGTACTGACCAGTGGGTGGACTCTTTCCAGCGACTTCCGCGGGCTTTTGTGGGGTCGCGTGCTGCGTCAGTATCGTTTCGGTAAGATGTTGGCGAGGAGGTGGTGGAACTGTTTGAAGTTTCGTCGGAGTCACGCCATGCTCCTGCTGCACCTTGTACAGTTGCTGGCCGATTTTGTAGTATTGGTGTGAGTGGTGCTGCTCCGACTGTCCATCGGTGACGTGATTGTTGGGATCAACCGCCAGCCTAACCGGGACCACTCCAGGTATCCGTGGCCTTGTGTAACCTTAAAAAAAGGATTATTTCgttagtaaaaaaacaaagtgaTAGAGTGATAgcaatgggaaaaatgaagttttcgtcggaatcgattccggctagctccgaagttttctggaatcgattccggaatcagatTCGGATTCGGAATTtgttcggaatcggctctggaactGATCTGAAACGGTTTCGGTATCAGAatcagttccggaatcggaatcggcttcgaaatcgcCCCGGAATCataatcggttccggaatcgaaattggcTTCGGAATCtattccggaatcagaatcggttccggaatcaaaatTGGCTAAGGAATCTGGAATTGGCTCTGAAATCGGAGTCAATTTCGGCATCTTCATAAAAATAGGCTTTTGGGTCATAGATGATGGTTGATAGTCACAAAGAATCCAAATTTGCTTGTAAAAGATcaattctcatggagattcttggactgatttcgcttctgaaactccatattttaaattaagaactgattctcattccggagctaatccCAATTCTGAAGTCAATTCTGATAACGTTTCCGGGGAGCATATTGTGATTCCctagtcgattccgattccgcagccgattctgattccggattCCAGAGtagactccggaatcggctccggattcaacTCCGGGATCGGCTCCGAAGTCTCGAGTCGATCGGCTCGACACTGAAAtcgactctggaatcggatccggaatcggaatctggtaggtccgattccgaactCACACCACTAATTTTCACcaagaggcgaatgaggccaattaGCTCAAAGTATttataaaaaagcaacaaaaaagactaGTTCTTACCACTGTGATTGGAGTGTTGTTTACGTCCTTCGCTGGGCTTCTCCTTGTAGTACACCGGGTAGGGCGATGGTGCAGGCGTTGGACCCGTAATTCTTGGCTTTTCGTAGTAAAATTTGGGCACAGTTTTCACCACCACATACGGGGACGAAACCACGGGCTCTCCGTGGCCACGGTGGTCCTGCACCGGAGCGCCATGATCGTACGACGAGTAGACGGCCACTGACGGCTGCTCGGTGACAGCGCTTTTAACGTATGACGTTTGGGAACCGCTGCGCGTACCTTCCTGTTGATGCTGGGTGCTGAATGTGTTTGtcacactaccaccaccactactactactgctgctgccactacTTCCGCCAGTCATCGGTGTGAACGGTCCCGGAATGGTGTTCGATGGAAGGAAAGGATTGATAATCTTCTTCTTATACGCTACCGGCACTGACTGGTACTGAAATGGTAAACAAAGCAAGCCATGACACACCATTTTGTTGCATTCACCCAGCAACCACaacaatcaacacacacacactcaccagtGCCGAAGGTTTGCTGCGTTCTCCGGGTCCGGCCGGTAGGAAGTATTTACCGCCGGCGGGTAAGTCATCGGCCCCCTCCTCCAGCCCGTACACTTTCGCTGGCAGGACGGCGAAGCGCTGCGGCACTACCACCTGCTCGTACTGGTCACGTTCCCGTGGAATTACCGCATACTTGGGCCGCTCGTATAGGTCACTGCCGGTGTGATCGCCCGTACTGAGCACCGCGTACGACGTTGGCGCACCAGCCGATCCACCCCCAACGGACACCACCTTCACGCCCTGCGGATGATGCCGGTGATTGTACTCGTACGTGAATGGATTAAtgctggaggaggaggaagaggacgaaGAGGACGAAGCCGGGAGTGACTTAAGCCCGGTGGATGAAATCAACTTGGCCGGCGCCGTGCCGTAGTACGGTTTGCGGTGCACTACGACCGGCGAGCGGGGCAGCTCGTACGGTTCCTCCTGCGTCCGGTACGACTGTtgctgtggttgttgctgtggTTTCGCGTGCTTCGCGGTGTAGTAGGCCGCTCGAATGTCAGCCCCCGCGGCCGGCTCCTGTCGGACAGGAACATTCTACACAACAGTGGAGAAAAAAGGTAGGTGAAAGGAAGCATTTGTGAGTGGACGCCAGAATCATGTAACTAATAACGAATGTGTCTTTGTATTGAACGGACATTTGCCTCGTTTTTTTCCTGTGCTTTTAGTGCTGCACGTCACACAGGACATGTCCACGAGCCAGGCGATGGTACGAAACCAAAGCCCCTTTTGCGCAAGCAAAACAGGGAAGGCGGCTGTTGCAAAACCGTGACTCGGGCCATGATCTGGACTAGATTCTTGTGGACGCAAGATCGCGTGGTCGCGATACGGCCAGATCCGGGCAGGCCATGTGCCATTGTGCCGCTCGCGGGGCGCCATTGCCATTGTCCAGCGGCTGGCTCGCGGCCGGTTACATAAAGCTACCCTTCCCCGCCCCCAGATTGGATTGTTTATTCTATCCAAATAGTGCTCTCGTTTTCCCTTTCACGGACGTGAAAGGAAGAGGGGGGAGGAAGCCTTAATCCTAGCAATCTGCATACCGCATAAGGCAATACTCACGATCGGCCTATAATTATAGAGCGGGTTGAACGACGGCTGATAGTCGCCGGTATCGGACGCCCCACCGTCCCCGGACGGCGGCGGTGGTCCGGCGGTGGACGTTACGTAGTACTGCATGTAAGGGATCAGCCTCCGGTGCCTTTCGGTTGCCGCtgatgagctgctgctgctgctgctgttggacaAAGGACCAACGCCGTCGGCTGTGAGGTGAGTTGATGGTCCGGCTGACGGCTGGCCGGGTCTTATCATCGTGCCCTCTAATCCGATGATGCACATTGCTGCGAAATAATTAAGAAGATTAGACGCGTTTTGATTgagattgattttgtttttcaggtcacgcacacgcacaccgggAGGCCGtcattaaattaaaagcaagcaaaaatagAAATGCGGGCCGGCTGACCGGCCGAAGCTTAATGTGGAAAATATGTGGACAAATTCGAAATTATGCTGTGTTCCGTtttctaaacacacacacactggaggATGGAGCTCCCTGCATCTACCCTTCATCATCTGCGTCACGGTAAGTACACCCCACATTGTCCAACCATGACCGACCGTGGGCCAAGCCGATTTGGTCACGCTCGTTTTCAACACATTAATTTTTGCGCACACTTGCGACGGAGCTTAGAAACGCACCGGCCTGGTGGAGTGCAGGGGACGGCGGGGGGACGATGATCACCCGCATGCCATTCGACACACCGCGGTGGCCGTGAGATGCCGCCCCAAACTTCCACTTCCAAGGCTTATGAGTGATTCTCaagcgaataaaaaaagagcgaaaaaacACATTGGCCGCGGCGATCGAAGAAAAACGGCGACAAAACCGTTACTCAATCAACGATCTCGCACGCATTCTGCGGCCGGTGCGTCTCGCGTcgcctccccctcccccctcccaaaCCGCAGCTGAGCCGTGTCGGAGCCGTGGCGCCTCCGCTGGTAATGGATTACTCACTGTGTGGTTTTCCACTCGCTTgtgtgagcttttttttagaaattttCTTGTGACCCTTGGGGCCGGTGGGGGGGCTTGCCTGCGAGGCTTTAAGATTATTAATTCCCGACGACGGGGTTGGGAAGCGAACTAAATCAATTACTCGAGGTGTGTGAGGCGGTTGAGGGTAGGGACAGAGATGTTTCTCTAATTATGAAATCGCGATTTCTGGGCTCGAAGATCGATCAAAGATCATCGATTTCCTTTTAGGTTTTTGTCGTCTCGCCACTCGCTTTGCTCCTCATATAAGAGCCACACTCATATGCCGTGTGTTGCAATCAAAGACGGCCAGTTCTGCCAATTGGCACGCATTTAAGCGCTCAAATTCGCACATGGCGTCGGCGGTGGCGTTGGCGTTGGCAAAGTGCGAACGTGCGAACGATGCAGCAGGTCGTCGCATCGTAAATTGTAGGCCAATTTTCGGACCGGGCAGAATTCCGCAGCCCCGACTGACTGTTGGTTTTGTGGAATTTATAGCACGGCCCGGTTCGCTCGTTCGTTTCATCTGCAAATTCTTCAACCTTTTTTGGGGTCAGAAATTGAAGCCGAAAAAGAGAAGACGAAGACTGCAGGCAAAACTATAATGCGACGGTCGCGGCCGGCGTGCGTCTGCCCGCGTGTTTGCGATCTAATCCGACGACCCGTTGTTCACTTGGGcccccttttttcttcctccccttcccccaaATAGCTCCCCATAAAAGGAGCCAGCAATTGCAGTTAAGTGGTTTAGTGCTCTAGAAAAATTAATCTACCCACcggggaccgtccaccactgTACTTGATTATTAGCCCGCTGACCGTTCCGTCCCTCCCCCTCGTCGGGTTCGTCGCCTCATTGCCTTGGGACAATCAGCTATACAAaccggcgctgctgctgcagttttCTACAGTTTGAGGCACTCCCTTCCGGACCAGCTTGAAAATGATTGTCCTCGGGGCGTGTGTTGTGGCGTGGGTGTTGGTGACTACTACTGCTACCCCACCCAACAATGAGTTTCCCCAACTGCTGGGGGTGGTGGATGAGGGTGAAGGATTTTCTCAGACCGCTGGTTTGTTCCGCTCGCGTACgctgtgtctgtttgtgcTTAAGCGATCATCAGGTTTTGGAgaacctcccccccctcccccttcccccaacaaaaacacaaaggGAAACTTCGTGCCGCCGGTGACCTTGCGTTCtggagtgtgtgttttaccGCCCCCGATCCGTGCCGTGCATTCGTCACGGAGATTGGTTTAGGTCCCTGTTTTaaagatcttttttttttgctttttttgccaCTGCAAGAACGCCGTGTTTCTCTCTGTTGTGCCATTCCCACGACACGCGGCACACGCTTTATGGGGGAGAATGGCTTGGGGGGAGTTCTGTGCCTTTGTCTTCACTCGCCCAGATCCATGATCGCTGATCTTGAAGATCACGACCGCGTGCTGCGCCATGGTGGCGGGATTGGAGCATTataataaaatcattattagATTGAAGTGTTTGCGGCGGGCGGCTTTTTAATCGATCGCAACCAATTAACTTGTTAGGAATGCACATTCAATTGAAGAAAAGCTTTCCTTTGTCGGTAAAGCAGTTTTGACGGtggcgatgatggtggtgcggAAATGCACGTGATGAACTAAATGGAACAAACCTGGGGGGAGTTCTTCATGTCATTTCAAGGTTGAGCGCTTAGCTCATTGGATGGTAttctttggtgtgtgtgtgtgtgtggtgaaggAATGTTGGAAAAGAATGCAACAAAATGCTAGAAACAGTTTGTTCGCTAAATGGGTTATTCATGACGTAAGCGGTTGATGTTTGCTTTATTCTGAAGGATTAAGTGACCATCAACagcaaattttattatttttacggTCATTTTTATTGGTAGAAAACGTCATGgctaattaaaaaatataattaaacaaGTAAAAAACAGTTCCTGTGCCAAATCGACCACAAAGCCGGtgaaactaatttaatacAAGGCTATCTtgatttcttgtttttttaccaATCGAATCTAATTTGAAGAAACACGAAGTGTTTAATTTATACATCACATTAAGGCACTTCCAATTGCTGCTTCTGTCGATTCGATTTCTATAAATGGCTTTTGATTTATGCGACCAACTGTACCAAaaaagggttgtttttttttttaatctgttGAAAAGTCGTGGAAAAGTAGTTTTTCCCTTTCTATTGCTttcaacataaaaaagggCATTAATGGTACAACGGTCATCAATCATTCAGTAGTTAGTGTGGAAGTTAAAATGAAATCTGTCTTCGAGCTTTAGTCTTTTATCGTGTCTCTAATCGAACTCAAACTTGTTTCCGTCTGTTTCTGTTATCCATTTTAGAGCAAAATTTTGATGTTTCTGTAAGACTACTCTTAACTTTTTACGTGtttttaagctttaaaaaacattttttaaaacttttgctacaaaaaatgctaaaaaagTAAGGAATGGTTGACATCTCACTTATTTTGAGAATGGATAGGAAGTGGATCTGGATTGGTGTGAAATATATTAACTTTGAcgattttctctttttttcctgtCCATCCATTCTGCTGCTGATCTATTTAACCACTCTGTTCGACGAAACCTAATTAATGTCAGCTTAAAATGATGTGTATTTCGATCAAAATCATCAACCAACCCCGGTCGAATGTATCGGATTTTTCAACACCCCTTTTCCCGAACTCCGCCCCTAATAGCAGTTCGATAAATCAACCCTTTcatcacagacacacactcacacacacacttcatctTGATTAATGTGTAATGAGCAGACGGCGAACCTTCGCCGGTTCTCACCTGCGCAACCGCGGCTTCGCGACCAGCTCACGCATCTCACGCACAGCTGATCGGAAAGCTTCCACCCTGTTTTTCAAACTCTTCATcgctcattctctctctttctacacTCTTTCCATTTCTCAGACTGACCTTGCGGTCGGTCAACAgggaggcaacaaaaaaacacagagcGGCACTCCATATCAAACAAGGCAAGGGCAGCGCACTTGCTGCTGCAATCAAACCGCAATTGGTCACCGCTTTTTTGGCGCGGGATGGCGAATGGGTGGAATCAAACTGGGTCATCAGGGGGGGCGGCAAGTACAGCAGGCAAGTGAGCTCAAGTTCGCATGCGATGCGCAACCGCCAACCGGAGAACAAAATGCTTGCAATCGCGCCGGAggtttggaaaatgaaagaacacaacacacaatccCAAAGGGGGGGACTCTCTCAATGCGTACAAAAAACGGGGGACAGGTGAAGGAAAGTTGTTTGTTCCTTTTCCTAATGCGTGTGTCAATTCGGATGTCAATCGCGCGAGCATAATTTGTAGCGCTCAAATGcgggagaagaaaaagcgaTCAAACGGTGGATTGACACGCGATCGCGCTCGGGGGTCGGGTGCGCGAAAAaactttccctcttttttgaTGGATTTACATTTGACACCAAACCTGCGATTCGAAAGATGATTGAGTTTGCCTAAGCGAGACGCGGGCAAAGGAGAGGGAAGCGTTTGGTCAAACAactacagcagcagcgcgaCACCGGGGAATACAAATGAACGCTCGGACGATCGTCGCTACAAAACGGTTGCAATCGGCATCAACCACAAAAAATGAACTTAAACGACCGAccatttcattcaaaaacGTCATCAATCCGGCCCCAGCAGAAGGCTGACACATTGTCGCTCTACTTTCTACTCTGAtcttgcaaacacacacacacaatccattTTGATAGTAAGTCGGGGCTGTGATGTGTGGGGGGGGCCTTTTCTTTACACTTTTGATATTGCCTTTCTTCCCTAGACGGAAAGGGAGGGGAGGCGGGCGAAGGGAATTGGAAAACGCCACCCAAAGGAGGAATGAGAATGGAAGCCGGACGAACCGTGCTCGACgacgaaacaacaaaacgatcAAACCTGTTTTTCGGTCGAATGCGGAACTAACTTTTCTTGCCAGCACCGGCCCCTTTAATCGTTTTCCCTCCCCAgtttgcctgctgctgctgcccttcattgttgctgctgcgggaGAACGGGCCGGTTTTCGCCAGGCCAGGCCCCGCCAGGCCGGTCTATACCCGCAAGGGAGAATGGCCTTCCGGAGAAAGTCACACCGTGTGGCTTGCTGGCCGGGAAGGTGAATAAAATCTTATAATTGCTAAGACACAACCTATATCTTGACCTAAAgaatgcagcagcagtttttttttcgggagtGGAATTAAGGGTGAAATATAAAACCATCCCCCAAAAAGCGACGGGCGGAATATATATGCAAAAATTGACCCCAACAGTGAGATTAGGCTTAACGGGGCGAGGAATGCAACTGATTGTGCCACCGTGAAAAAAGCGGGATAATTGCTGGTCTTCTAAAAATCACCCACCACGCCACCCCAACAAACTAACAAACGCGCCACCAATGCGGGAAGAACATATTTTGCTGTCCGGCAACAAGCGAGAAACCCCCCTCTTGTATATGTCCGAAAGGAAATCCGACATAAAACCCATCCCCAACGGGGATGATCCttcctgtgctgtgtgtgtttgtttttttttgttgaatttggCGCTAACACCTCCGATCGAGACTCGGGAAGACGTATTTTCTAGTTTGCATCGGCCAgtggcttgtttttttttggcgctgCTGTTGCGATCTTATCTTTATTGACTTTagggtggttttttgttggtttagtTTTCCGGTTGGGTTGGGTTTTAGTTTTCTTCTTTCAACGTTTTCTTTCTAGAAATTTCATTAAGCCTTTTCACGTCGAGTCCCGCGACCCGTGAACCAAATCTGCGCTGGGCTGCAGAAACCTTTCTTTACTTCCCGTTTTGCTCGTGCCAAATTTTTTACTGCCTTGATATGCAAAAGTTTatcgctggtggtggtggctacTGATCGTTTACGCGAGATACAGCGGTCACGCGTGACGTACTTTTGCTTGCGAACGAGAGGGAATAATGGAAGTATTGAAAGGTTTAGCAaaatattgtgttttttttttgtggtatgGGGAGGAATAAATAAGCGGCAAAAGAGGAAAAGGTTTTGCAAAAATGACATGACAGGGGGAGATGAAGAGGGAAGATCGCTTAGATCGCGAATGGACGCTTCTCAATTCTTCTTCAAGGTATCCAAACCAAcagctttttttattgattttggaGCAAAAAGCCGTTAAatttattcataaaaaaaacagcgcaaACAACACATCACTGTGTCATATTGTACAATACACGCCATTAAATTCAGAAACCATTCTGCCAACGCTAGATTATGCAGTGCACAGGGGTCGCGTGCACAGATCGTGTTACATCTGCAACCGCCTCGTGCATAAATTAGCTAATCGCCGTCATCTAACacgacttttttgtttgcatgatGGACAGCTTAAAACAGTAAGACGGCGGGGGCTAATATGCAAATAACACCttcaccagaaaaaaaaaccccaaattTCTTGCTTCCATTTTCCATGGCCTGGCAGAGTTGAATAATGGGGAAAATGCATACGCGTACATTAGCATGATTTATTTGTGCATcaaagcagtttttttttcatttaaatgttGTC
Proteins encoded:
- the LOC4578026 gene encoding uncharacterized protein LOC4578026 — translated: MIRRAVLSKMNARHQRWLRQRTLLPLFMVTAMCIIGLEGTMIRPGQPSAGPSTHLTADGVGPLSNSSSSSSSSAATERHRRLIPYMQYYVTSTAGPPPPSGDGGASDTGDYQPSFNPLYNYRPINVPVRQEPAAGADIRAAYYTAKHAKPQQQPQQQSYRTQEEPYELPRSPVVVHRKPYYGTAPAKLISSTGLKSLPASSSSSSSSSSSINPFTYEYNHRHHPQGVKVVSVGGGSAGAPTSYAVLSTGDHTGSDLYERPKYAVIPRERDQYEQVVVPQRFAVLPAKVYGLEEGADDLPAGGKYFLPAGPGERSKPSALYQSVPVAYKKKIINPFLPSNTIPGPFTPMTGGSSGSSSSSSGGGSVTNTFSTQHQQEGTRSGSQTSYVKSAVTEQPSVAVYSSYDHGAPVQDHRGHGEPVVSSPYVVVKTVPKFYYEKPRITGPTPAPSPYPVYYKEKPSEGRKQHSNHSGYTRPRIPGVVPVRLAVDPNNHVTDGQSEQHHSHQYYKIGQQLYKVQQEHGVTPTKLQTVPPPPRQHLTETILTQHATPQKPAEVAGKSPPTGQYYLTPNYKVYKVPAKHHHTVPEHPAYQYAHPQPVAVYSSTTPRPVSYSSVSPSTTPAPVHETPSYPVYHPSVKPPRHNRTEYANRQRFYPQSMRHPSQHKPRPIPLAPAPVDHEQALGFPAAPAPGSSLADLLKNLQDNNLLPKTLTPDNIDNSIRTLVKILNNLKANGHPQRPPVAEPPETPREPTTYERTNYTTVEPESYVDTDKYRAGPPMLINKIVTPGPNTGRPGIDYPALAEIPETSFSCKEQRYKGFFGDPETNCQVWHYCDLNGGKASFLCPNGTIFSQVALTCDWWFNVKCSTTAQLYVLNERLYKYILPFTPKFPEDYSGPLVDKYLALKFQEMEEKMKQQRAKGAKQGSIEIPNAVPENDEVNGNTLEDNDERYNQNQPYPIRYATTEAVPERATATSVRPSDPSPSSSSSSVPITLEDIDAELHRGSNGGGMVESSSPSSGSSTMGPVSPMMDVSEEEQQEDERRSPSAYRTSSVPTTTTLIIATEEPPIDPFRSEEMMMMLRPEGRQEDDDEEEDEYANVVVKAEHRSPSPQHSNSLPTAAPILSKIRRIEVKNDGTSGHLIRNPNYDRRRKK